In Spirochaetota bacterium, the genomic window ATATTCTTGAAAAAAGGATATTCATAGAGAAATTTACGATGTTTGTCTCTAGTTGTTTTGTATTTAAGTAGCCCATCTAGTGTTGCTCTTGAGAGGTTTAGTCCTCTATTTTCTGACAAGTCTTTACCTACTATCTTCGTTTCAAGAAATGCCAGTATTACAATGTTATGAGCGTTTGCGTCAAAACCTTCAAACTTATGATTAAGTTCGTTTAGTTTGTCTTCACCTGTATGACCGAAAGGTGGATGCCCAATGTCGTGAGCCAGAGATATTGCTTCAATCAGATCTGTGTCAATGTTAAGTCGTATTGCTATCGCTTTTGAGATTTGAGACACCTCAATTGAGTGAGTAAGACGAGTTCTATAGAAGTCCATAAGGCCAGCACCATAGACTTGTGTTTTTGCCTGTAACCTTCTAAAAGCACTGCTATGTATTATCCTATCTCTGTCAACCTGAAACTCACTCCGCTTATCACCCTTCTTTCTAACCTCACTAGACATTCTCTCATAATCATACTCTGAATATCTCACCACCGACTTTTTAGGCATAAGTAAATAGTAAATACATGTAAGTTGCTGATTCAATTAGCTAAGAGATCTTGAAATCTTAAGATAGTTTATTAATAATTTACCATTAGGAGGTAAGAACATGATAAGGATCATTTCTGCTATAGCGATTACTATAATTTTGTTAGCCTGCAATATTAGTAATCCAAACACTAGTAGCGATCAGGAACAGAACAGTCAAAACACAAATATATTTCAGCCATTCCCACAACAACTTGGTGCAGTAATATCAAACGATGGTAAGGTTTATTTCTATCTTTTCGCCCCTAATGCTAGGACTGTAAGCATAGCAGGTAGTTTCAACTTATGGAACTCCTCTGCTAATCCTATGCAGAAAATAAACACTACCTATGGTGCTGTATGGACTACCTCGCTTCCACTTTCTAGTGTTTATGGTCATGCTTACAAGTATGTGATAAACGGAAGCACTTGGGTTGCAGATCCCTACTCAAAGTATGTAGCTAACGATGGATATGGTGGCTTTAACTCGGTGTTAAAAACAAACAGTAACATAAATTGGCATCCTTTCACACCACCTTCAATTGACAGACTTGTTATATACGAATTGCATGTTGAAAGTTTTACGGCGAATGACCCATCGGTCCCACCATCAAGAAGAGGTAAGTTTCTAGGAATACTTGACAAAACAAACTATCTTCTGTCTCTAGGAATAAATGCTATCGAGATAATGCCTATACACGTTCAGGAGTTTTATTCTGGCTATACCTGGGGATACAATCCTACCCTCTTTATGGCCGTTCACTCGGATTACGGAACACCTGATGACTTTAAGGTCATGGTTAATGAACTACATAAAGTAGGTATCGCTGTAATACTAGATGTTGTGTTTAACCATACTGGTAACGGAAATAATTATTTATGGACCATCGACAATAAATATTACTTTGACTTTGATGGAGATGGTATTCTTGAGACTTCGTCAGGAGGTGACGATGCTACACCTTGGGGTAATAAATTCGCTCTCTGGAAGCCTGTTGCTTCCAAACTCGTTTATGACACTCTTGAATACTATCTCAAAGAATTTAATGTAGATGGATTTAGGTTTGACGGAACTTATGTTATGGTAGGTGGTAATCCAACCTACAGAAACGCAAGACTACATCTTATTAATCAAATAATAAATCCTTTGAGGTCTCAATACCCAAACAAAATATGGATAGCAGAACAATTACCTAATAGTTCTGACTTTAAGGGGACTGGTATAGCACAGTGGGGGGAAGTTTTTCACGACAAGATGAAAGCGATGTTAAGAAGAGGCAACTTTGAAGGAGAACAGTATAACAACATTGATAGAGTAGGTAGAATGATCTATTACGACAAAGATAGCGGTCATTTCGCATCACCTTTAGAGGTTGTGAATTATTTTGAATCGCACGATGAGAACTCGGTATATACTGAACTCGTTACTTATAGTGATCTTAGCATCACCGATGCTACCAATGCATCAAAAGTAGGTGCAATTGTTTTATTCACATCAATGGGAATACCTATGTTAATGTCAGGACAGGAATTCGTAAGACCAAGAATAGGACAAAATACTCACAAAACAAATGGTGATATAAACTGGAGCTGGCTAATCACAAATACAAATATATTTGAGTATTACAAAGGACTTATACAACTCAGAAAACAACACCCCGCACTAAGGATTACAGACCCCAATCCTGCCAGTAAAGACTGGTTCAAATGGGGGAATCAGTGGAACACTGCAAACTTCGCTTGGGGGAGCTCAAAACATATAGTCTATGCTCTTAATTACAACGGTGGTGTACCTGATGAAACCAAAAAGTTCGTAGTGGTAGTTAATTTTGGGACAACACCTGTAACTGTTTATCCTTTCTTTGAAACTGGAAATTGGACGATAGTCGTTGATCCAACTAACAGTTATGGGACAAACACAACAAATATTAACTCTACCAACACATCTTGGGAAGTTCCACCTGTTAGTGGGTTTATATTTATGAAATAGTCCCTATAGTCCAAAATTTTCATCACAATAGAGATAATCTATCATAAATCCTAGAATTGACAAGAATGAGTTATGGTTAATGTTCTTGATTCTTCAATTCTACAGACAACCTCGTTGCATACAGACTTTCTAACAGTTGAAAAACTTTCAAGAAAATTTTGGACTCCACTACTATGTTAAGTAGAAAAACAATATTCATTTATAATTGAAATACACTTGTTTTTTATTAAATTTTTAAGATTGTGAAGGGGTTCATATGAATAGGCTGCTAGATTTGATAGACTATCCTTCAGACCTTAAAAAGGTTGATGTTCAGGATCTTCCTAAACTATGCGATGAAATAAGAGAATTTTTGATAGAAAACGTCTCTAAAACAGGGGGACACTTCGCACCTAGTTTAGGAGTAGTTGAATTATCCGTTGCGTTACACTATATCTTTGAAATGCCAAAAGATAAGATAATATGGGACGTAGGACATCAAGCGTATGTTCACAAAATACTAACAGGAAGGAAAAATAGATTTGGAGAACTTAGAAAATACAGAGGATTATATGGTTATCTTAAGCCTTCCGAAAGCGAGTATGATATAGTCCATGCAGGACATAGTAGCACTTCTCTAGCAATAGCACAAGGAATATCAGAAGGTAATAAGATAATTGGTAAAAAGGATGAGAATATTGTTGCCGTTATCGGTGATGGGGCTATGACTGCCGGTATGGCTTACGAAGCAATAAACAATATAGGTTTTTACAGAAGCAATTTAATAATCATACTTAACGACAACGGAATGAGTATTTCTCCAAATGTTGGTGCAATTACACATCTATTTAATAAACTGATGATGACAAAAGCATCCGACGCTGTAAGAAGGTATGTTTCAAGTAATGGTAGTATCACAAAGAAAGTTTTTTTGAGATTCCTCGAGTCTGTTAAATCTTTCTTCTTACCCAAGAGTGTGTTCTTTGATGAAATAGGTGTTAGATACATAGGACCTTTTGACGGACATAATGTATTGGAATTAGTTGAGTTGATAAGATATTTGAAGGATGAATCAGATAAACCTATTCTGGCACACGTAATTACTCAAAAAGGTAAAGGTTATAAGTTTGCAGAAGAGGACCCTGTAAAGTATCATTCTGTTCCTGTATTTGACCCTAAAGTTGGAGTTCCTGATGATGTCAAAAAGCAAGTTGGAACGTACTCGGAAGTTTTCTCTAATAAAGTTGTTGAGATAGGGCAGAAGAATGAAAAGGTTGTCTGCATCACACCTGCTATGAAGGAAGGTTCAGGACTTATTGAGTTTGCAGAAAAGTTCCCAGGCAGATTTTACGATGTAGCGATAGCAGAGCAACACGGTTGCACCTTCTCACTTGGACTTAGCATATCTGGAGTTATCCCCATCTATGCTATTTATTCAACCTTCTTACAAAGGGCTTATGACCAAGTAATCCATGATGTTTCAATATTCGGAAAACATGTTGTGTTTGCAATAGATAGAGCAGGAATAGTAGGAAATGACGGAGAGACACATCAAGGTATATTTGATATATCATTCCTAAAACAACTACCAAATTTTGTTATAATGGCACCTTCAACAGGAAAAGATCTTGAAAGGATGTTAGATTTCTCACTAACGCTTAACCAGCCAGTAGCAATAAGGTATCCTAAAGATAAGTGTAATCCTGACTCTTTGTTAAATGGAAATCAAGAATTAGTATTTGGTAAAAGTAGATTGATTTATGATTCTGATGATGTTTTTATAGTATCGGTAGGGCACATGCTGAAATATGCGGTTGAAGCAAGAGAGATACTGAAAGATAAAAATATAGATGTTGGAATAGTGGATTTAGTCTTTATAAAACCTCTTGATATGGATATGATAAATAGGTTATCAACGGCAAAGGTTGTTGTTACGATTGAAGATGGAGTTAAGATTGGTGGTATAGGTGAGACAATAGGTGTTGAACTATACAAGAATGGCTTCAGAGGGAAGTTTGATAATATTGGTCTTCCTGACTCTTTTCCTGGACTTGGCACGAGGGATGAGATATTCAGAGATTATGGAATGAATAGTGAAGGTATATCCAAAACGATAATGAAACTACTTAAAGAAGATTATACCTCATCTCTCAAGTGAAGATTTGATATCTTGAATATTAGGTAGATCTTTAAGGCTCTCAATACCAAAGTAATCTAGAAACTTTTCTGTCGTCGCATAACTTATTCTGTCTGATATGTTATCATTCTTAACAGGCTTTATAAATCCTCTTTCAAGAAGTAGTGATATAGCTTTACTTGATGAAACACCTCTTATCTTATCAATCTCAGACCTCTCTATAGGTTGCTTATATGCTATAATTGTAAGCGTCTCAAGCAAAGCGTCTGTAAGCTCATTATCGTTGTTGCTAGGAAAAATATCTTTTAGGACACTGTAATAGGAGTCTGATGTTACCATTTCAGCATAGTCTTCAGTTGATATTATTCTTACACCAGAATCATACTGCTTATATCTCTGGTTCAGTCTATCTATTGATACATCTACATCTCCTATCCCAAACTGAGTTTTAATAATCTCGTCAAGGAAGGACTTTTTCACTTTCTTACCCGATAGGAATAATATTGATTCAATAAGCCCTTCTGGCGTCATAAAAAGATTTAGGGGCACTTAAGCCCCAATACAATAAAAAACTACTCTTAACGTTTTATTTTGAATGCTCTTGAATATACTTTACAGCATCACCAACTGTTCTTATCTTCTGCGCATCCTCGTCAGATATGGTTATTCCGAATTCCTCCTCAAGAGACATAATCAGTTCAACAATATCAATGGAATCTGCACCGAGATCTTCAATGAAAGAAGCCTCTGGTGTTACCTTTTGAGCATCTACACCTAGCTGGTCAACTATAAGATCCTTGACCTTATCAAAGATATCTGCCATACAATCCTCCTTGTAGTTGTGTTATTATAAATATTATTTAATTTATCAGTCAATTAAGTTTTTCTTTAAAACTTCTAAATGCGTTCATTTCAATTATACAGAAACCATATAGTGATGCTAGTAATGAATTCAAATTCAGTTGTTTGTGTTTATATTGAGAACTTCGTCTTTTTTCCTTCTATCGGTTAACTTTTTTGTCCTCTTCTTATCTTGGTTCGAAATATCACTGATTTCTATCTTTATATTAACTTCATCATTTTCAACCTTATCACAGAATGCAATTACTTTCTTATTTTCTTTAGCAATCAATGATATATCAATACCTTTCTCGATTATCTTTTGTGCTACTTTATCTTCAATATACTTTCGTATTGTTTTTCTGAGAGGTCTTGCCCCCATCTTAGGATCAAAACCCTTCTCAGCAAGAAACTCCTTAACTTCATCCGTGATTGATATAGATATATTGTTGATCTGTAAGTCTGTATTTATCTCATTGATCATTTTACTAACGATATCCTTGACGATCTCTTTAGATAGAGGTCTAAATACTACTATCTCATCCAACCTGTTTAAGAACTCCGGACTGAAGTATTTTTTGACATCGTCCATAAGCTTACTCTTCATGTTTTCATACTCCATCGCCTTTTCTTGAGAGAGTTTTGCGAACCCTAGGTATCCTTTGTTCGTAATATCTCTAACACCAAGGTTTGATGTCATTATGATAACTGTGTTTGAGAAATTAACAACATTATTAAGACTATCAGTTAGTCTTCCATCATCCATAACTTGAAGTAGGATGTTGAATACATCAGGATGTGCTTTCTCTATCTCATCAAAAAGTATAACTGCATATGGTTTTCTCCTTACTGCCTCTGTCAGTTGCCCCCCTTCTTGGTATCCAACATAACCTGGTGGTGCCCCAACTAACCTTGATACAGTGAATTTCTCCATAAACTCACTCATATCAAGTCTTATAAGATTATCTTCACTTCCGAACAAAAACTCTGCTAGGGACTTGGCAAGTTCTGTTTTTCCAACTCCAGTAGGACCAAGGAATAAGAATGAACCGATTGGTTTATTACGGGGTTTAAGCCCTATCCTCGCTCGTCTTATGGCTTTTGATACAATCTCAAGTGCTTCATCTTGACCTATAACCCTTCTTTTGAGTTCTGTTTCTATGTTGGCGAGTTTGTTTATCTCCATACCACCGAGTTTCTTAACAGGTATTCCTGTCATAGCAGATAGCGTTTCCCTTATGTCATCAACTGTAACAGGAATTATCAATGATGAAGTTCTCTCAACCCATTCTTGTTTCTTAACTTCATACTCATTTCTTATTTGGTTGAGCCTATCTCTGTAAAACGCTGCTTCTTCATAACTTTGGTTTTGAACTGCCTGTTTTTTCTT contains:
- a CDS encoding acyl carrier protein; the encoded protein is MADIFDKVKDLIVDQLGVDAQKVTPEASFIEDLGADSIDIVELIMSLEEEFGITISDEDAQKIRTVGDAVKYIQEHSK
- a CDS encoding alpha-amylase family glycosyl hydrolase codes for the protein MIRIISAIAITIILLACNISNPNTSSDQEQNSQNTNIFQPFPQQLGAVISNDGKVYFYLFAPNARTVSIAGSFNLWNSSANPMQKINTTYGAVWTTSLPLSSVYGHAYKYVINGSTWVADPYSKYVANDGYGGFNSVLKTNSNINWHPFTPPSIDRLVIYELHVESFTANDPSVPPSRRGKFLGILDKTNYLLSLGINAIEIMPIHVQEFYSGYTWGYNPTLFMAVHSDYGTPDDFKVMVNELHKVGIAVILDVVFNHTGNGNNYLWTIDNKYYFDFDGDGILETSSGGDDATPWGNKFALWKPVASKLVYDTLEYYLKEFNVDGFRFDGTYVMVGGNPTYRNARLHLINQIINPLRSQYPNKIWIAEQLPNSSDFKGTGIAQWGEVFHDKMKAMLRRGNFEGEQYNNIDRVGRMIYYDKDSGHFASPLEVVNYFESHDENSVYTELVTYSDLSITDATNASKVGAIVLFTSMGIPMLMSGQEFVRPRIGQNTHKTNGDINWSWLITNTNIFEYYKGLIQLRKQHPALRITDPNPASKDWFKWGNQWNTANFAWGSSKHIVYALNYNGGVPDETKKFVVVVNFGTTPVTVYPFFETGNWTIVVDPTNSYGTNTTNINSTNTSWEVPPVSGFIFMK
- the scpB gene encoding SMC-Scp complex subunit ScpB — its product is MTPEGLIESILFLSGKKVKKSFLDEIIKTQFGIGDVDVSIDRLNQRYKQYDSGVRIISTEDYAEMVTSDSYYSVLKDIFPSNNDNELTDALLETLTIIAYKQPIERSEIDKIRGVSSSKAISLLLERGFIKPVKNDNISDRISYATTEKFLDYFGIESLKDLPNIQDIKSSLER
- the dxs gene encoding 1-deoxy-D-xylulose-5-phosphate synthase, with translation MNRLLDLIDYPSDLKKVDVQDLPKLCDEIREFLIENVSKTGGHFAPSLGVVELSVALHYIFEMPKDKIIWDVGHQAYVHKILTGRKNRFGELRKYRGLYGYLKPSESEYDIVHAGHSSTSLAIAQGISEGNKIIGKKDENIVAVIGDGAMTAGMAYEAINNIGFYRSNLIIILNDNGMSISPNVGAITHLFNKLMMTKASDAVRRYVSSNGSITKKVFLRFLESVKSFFLPKSVFFDEIGVRYIGPFDGHNVLELVELIRYLKDESDKPILAHVITQKGKGYKFAEEDPVKYHSVPVFDPKVGVPDDVKKQVGTYSEVFSNKVVEIGQKNEKVVCITPAMKEGSGLIEFAEKFPGRFYDVAIAEQHGCTFSLGLSISGVIPIYAIYSTFLQRAYDQVIHDVSIFGKHVVFAIDRAGIVGNDGETHQGIFDISFLKQLPNFVIMAPSTGKDLERMLDFSLTLNQPVAIRYPKDKCNPDSLLNGNQELVFGKSRLIYDSDDVFIVSVGHMLKYAVEAREILKDKNIDVGIVDLVFIKPLDMDMINRLSTAKVVVTIEDGVKIGGIGETIGVELYKNGFRGKFDNIGLPDSFPGLGTRDEIFRDYGMNSEGISKTIMKLLKEDYTSSLK